One genomic segment of Candidatus Tanganyikabacteria bacterium includes these proteins:
- a CDS encoding response regulator transcription factor — protein sequence MTTQTDATETADFEAGNRRVRVILADDHAILRSGLKMLLETNPEIDVVAEASDGVEAIRIARELQPDLVIMDVTMPRVDGLAATSEIRRLLPQTRVLILSMNEGDEWLFKAIRAGGSGYVYKRAAEDELMVAIREIMRGGTYVRESTQRNIVRDAMDRWEHGDRNHPIEDLTAREKEVLGHIASGLTNQEIADKLVISVRTVETHRSHIIDKLGIRKRSELVNYALRKGLVD from the coding sequence ATGACGACTCAGACCGACGCGACCGAAACCGCGGACTTCGAGGCCGGCAACCGCCGCGTACGGGTCATTCTCGCGGACGATCACGCGATCCTGCGCAGCGGTCTGAAGATGCTGCTCGAGACCAATCCGGAGATCGACGTGGTGGCCGAGGCCAGCGACGGCGTCGAGGCCATCCGCATCGCCCGCGAGCTCCAGCCCGATCTCGTGATCATGGACGTCACGATGCCGCGCGTGGACGGCCTGGCCGCGACGTCCGAGATCCGCCGCCTGCTCCCGCAGACCCGGGTGCTCATCCTGTCGATGAACGAGGGCGACGAGTGGCTCTTCAAGGCCATCCGCGCCGGCGGTTCCGGGTACGTGTACAAGCGTGCCGCCGAGGACGAGCTCATGGTCGCCATCCGCGAGATCATGCGCGGCGGCACCTACGTCCGCGAATCCACCCAGCGCAACATCGTGCGCGACGCCATGGACCGCTGGGAGCACGGCGACCGCAACCACCCGATAGAGGACCTCACGGCTCGCGAGAAGGAAGTGCTCGGCCACATCGCCTCGGGCCTCACCAACCAGGAGATCGCCGACAAGCTGGTCATCAGCGTTCGCACGGTCGAGACGCACCGCTCCCACATCATCGACAAGCTCGGCATCCGCAAGCGGTCGGAGCTGGTCAACTACGCGCTGCGCAAGGGTCTGGTCGACTAG
- a CDS encoding YceI family protein, whose product MKLRTYCLLATALCGVISLGPQAIAGTEPRLVVTDTRLRLEGDSTLHPYASRTRDLRIVASLAPGKAKAGSLEDLLAAGHLAALEVTIPVKSLKSGEGLLDTNLYRALEADRHPHIRFRLTRYKARPTGNGDITVRAEGTLSVAGTERDVSLEARGDVSGGKVCLAGSYDLLMSDYGVRPPVLMLGAIKVKDRISIHYELLGEIPETVSGR is encoded by the coding sequence ATGAAACTACGTACATATTGCTTGCTTGCGACGGCGCTTTGCGGTGTCATTTCCCTTGGGCCCCAGGCGATCGCGGGGACCGAACCCCGCCTCGTCGTCACCGACACCCGCCTGCGCCTCGAGGGCGATTCCACGCTCCACCCGTACGCGAGCAGGACGAGGGACCTGCGCATCGTCGCCTCCCTGGCGCCCGGGAAGGCCAAGGCCGGCAGCCTCGAGGATCTGCTCGCCGCCGGCCACCTGGCGGCCCTGGAGGTCACCATCCCGGTCAAGAGCCTGAAATCCGGCGAAGGCCTGCTCGACACCAATCTCTACCGGGCCCTCGAGGCCGATCGCCACCCCCACATCAGGTTCAGGCTCACGCGCTACAAGGCCAGGCCCACCGGGAACGGCGACATCACCGTGCGCGCCGAGGGTACGCTCAGCGTCGCCGGCACCGAACGGGACGTGTCGCTCGAGGCACGAGGCGACGTCAGCGGCGGCAAGGTGTGCCTCGCGGGCTCCTACGACCTGCTGATGAGCGACTACGGCGTGCGACCGCCGGTGCTCATGCTCGGGGCCATCAAGGTCAAGGACCGCATCTCGATCCACTACGAGTTGCTCGGCGAGATCCCCGAGACCGTTTCCGGAAGGTAG